Sequence from the Desulfuromonas acetoxidans DSM 684 genome:
GGCGATTCGTGCATCTTGCGCACCAGAGCAAAAATTTCGTCCAGTTCCCCTTCGAGTATGGTGCCCATCGGCGTCAACTGATAGTTCAAACCCGATTCTTTGACCAGTTGCAGACAACCGGCAACAAATTTGGACAACCCTCCGCTACCTTCACCAAGCGGTGTACAACTGATTTGAACGACGGCCATATTTTCCTCCTGTCGTCATATGTTGAAAAAATGATCCCACAAGTTTAGAAAAGCATGCTCACGAATGTAAACGGTAAATTTAAAAAATCACCCCCTTGCTGCGCTTGATACGTG
This genomic interval carries:
- a CDS encoding MTH1187 family thiamine-binding protein, which translates into the protein MAVVQISCTPLGEGSGGLSKFVAGCLQLVKESGLNYQLTPMGTILEGELDEIFALVRKMHESPFNAGAHRVSTLIKIDDRRDREHTMERKMRSVEEQLVE